From Deltaproteobacteria bacterium, a single genomic window includes:
- a CDS encoding Gfo/Idh/MocA family oxidoreductase: MTMRIGIIGLGRAGTVHLDAWPHVRGAEVVAVCDPSPAARKRARELGIRVYTDPALMLETAELDGVTIATPPADHAEIAIACLDRGVHVLCEKPLALTTWDALAMLKAAARNKRQLLLATKFRHVPELAAARELIAGGKLGDPVAFEVSFCSPVDMSKRWNSQRGVAGGGVIIDNGCHAFDIMSYLFGSVTRVQTNLHRPLQRIGVEDGATIQVRAGDGVVGKADVSWSLSTGRNSYVNVHGSLGTIEVGWQETRVKYLGKDWETIGGSYDKIDAHRRMQTCFVETSQSGGATPPWISTVECLRTVAAVEAAYRSVHSGGWEWVDTKGMRQRRTGGRGRKRA; the protein is encoded by the coding sequence ATGACCATGCGAATCGGCATCATCGGCCTCGGACGCGCCGGAACGGTCCACCTGGACGCCTGGCCCCACGTGCGCGGCGCCGAAGTCGTCGCCGTGTGCGACCCGTCGCCGGCGGCTCGCAAGCGGGCCCGCGAGCTCGGTATCCGCGTCTACACCGATCCCGCGCTGATGCTCGAGACGGCGGAGCTCGACGGCGTGACGATCGCGACGCCGCCCGCCGACCACGCCGAGATCGCGATCGCCTGCCTCGATCGTGGCGTACACGTGCTCTGCGAGAAGCCGCTCGCGCTCACGACCTGGGACGCGCTCGCGATGCTGAAGGCCGCGGCCCGCAACAAGCGCCAGCTCCTGCTCGCGACGAAGTTCCGGCACGTCCCGGAGCTCGCCGCCGCGCGCGAGCTGATCGCCGGCGGAAAGCTCGGAGATCCGGTCGCGTTCGAAGTCAGCTTCTGCAGCCCGGTCGACATGTCGAAGCGCTGGAACTCGCAGCGTGGCGTCGCGGGCGGCGGCGTCATCATCGACAACGGATGCCATGCCTTCGACATCATGTCGTATCTCTTCGGCTCGGTGACGCGCGTGCAGACGAACCTGCACCGCCCGCTGCAGCGGATCGGCGTCGAGGACGGCGCGACCATCCAGGTCCGCGCCGGCGACGGCGTGGTCGGCAAGGCGGACGTGAGCTGGAGCCTCTCGACCGGCCGCAACAGCTACGTGAACGTGCACGGCTCGCTCGGCACGATCGAGGTCGGCTGGCAGGAGACGCGGGTCAAGTATCTCGGCAAGGACTGGGAGACGATCGGCGGCTCGTACGACAAGATCGACGCGCATCGCCGCATGCAGACCTGCTTCGTCGAGACCTCGCAGAGCGGCGGCGCGACGCCCCCGTGGATCAGCACCGTCGAGTGCCTGCGGACGGTCGCCGCGGTGGAAGCCGCGTATCGTTCGGTCCACTCCGGCGGCTGGGAATGGGTCGACACGAAGGGCATGCGCCAGCGCCGGACGGGCGGCCGCGGCCGCAAG